The segment AGTTGGATAGTACTTGTTATTTTTTTTTGTGTTTCAACACTAATTTCCTGGTTAAAATTTTGGATTAATTTTAAAAAATCAATAATTAATTTGATTTGAGTAGTGTTAAATATCGTACTTTGGTTTCTTAGGGCAATATATAAAAATTCAACAACGTAACCATATAAATGAAATTTAGATAAATTAGAAAAAATATATTTTAAACAGCAAGGAGTAAAATATAATAAAGCCTTATTAGTAAAAGCTTGCCACTCTAGTGATTCAAGTATTGAGAGAAAATCATCGTATGTAATCTCAATCCAAGTTTTAGTAGATAGTTGCGTTATAGAAAATATATAAGAGTTATCACTATCATCAAAACTTATGATGTTATTTTTATCAACTTTGAAAACTGGAAAAGTAGGCTTAATTTTTTCCTCTAGATAATTTCGTTCTTGTATATATTTTACCTCCATAAGAAATTTTTCAAATTCACAACATAGTCCTAAGTCTTTGATAAACGTGGAAATATATTCTAAAAAATCATAAATTATATTGATTTCATCTTTGGCTAAAGATTGCAGTAAATTAAATAATTCACTTACTTCTCCTTGGGATATATTAGAATAATAGCTAAATAATTCTATGAAACAATCATTATCTATACTAGGATTTTCTATCGAGCTTAGTAAAAGTGTATTTAAATGTAAAGCATTTTCATTTTTTTGTTTATCTGACATTTGATTTTTAATTAATAGTTTTACTATCTTCTCTTTATTTTCGCTGGATGAGTTAATTGCAATTCTAACGGCATTTTCTCCAAATTCATTTTGTATATTTTTATCAGAACCATTATCAAGAAGTAATTTCACCATTTCTATATTTCCAAACATACATGCATAAT is part of the Veillonella nakazawae genome and harbors:
- a CDS encoding ankyrin repeat domain-containing protein, coding for MEKELLCILKKYEMHPDFFGDTIKDINQVGGMDDTVLHIAARNNSLNDALVFLQNGALIDLKGDLGYTPLHYACMFGNIEMVKLLLDNGSDKNIQNEFGENAVRIAINSSSENKEKIVKLLIKNQMSDKQKNENALHLNTLLLSSIENPSIDNDCFIELFSYYSNISQGEVSELFNLLQSLAKDEINIIYDFLEYISTFIKDLGLCCEFEKFLMEVKYIQERNYLEEKIKPTFPVFKVDKNNIISFDDSDNSYIFSITQLSTKTWIEITYDDFLSILESLEWQAFTNKALLYFTPCCLKYIFSNLSKFHLYGYVVEFLYIALRNQSTIFNTTQIKLIIDFLKLIQNFNQEISVETQKKITSTIQLYL